The Cellulophaga sp. L1A9 genome window below encodes:
- a CDS encoding transposase, translating to MANKGLTVHAYVYMSSHIHLIISSQENELQDIIRDLKKHTSKEFIKVIKELPESRREWLLAKFNYAAKRVKKGVSYKVWKDGYHPVILDTSKKIEQRINYIHYNSVASELVYHERDWKNSSYAIYEEDNSEIPSVKAHPLWSFEIGKQLVTLYKSARGSVIIDVARVESIGMNGSSDENYNNENEGYEGYNCTRTSVYQKNGGALASHAGWKGYFRPKNYVKQL from the coding sequence ATGGCAAACAAAGGATTAACCGTACATGCGTACGTATATATGAGTAGTCATATTCATCTTATTATTAGTTCTCAAGAAAACGAGTTGCAGGACATTATTCGCGATTTGAAAAAACACACCTCTAAGGAATTTATAAAAGTGATAAAAGAACTTCCTGAAAGTAGAAGGGAATGGCTTTTAGCTAAATTTAATTATGCAGCAAAGCGTGTAAAGAAAGGTGTTAGTTATAAGGTTTGGAAAGATGGGTATCATCCCGTAATTTTAGATACTAGCAAAAAAATAGAACAACGTATAAATTATATACATTATAATTCTGTGGCTTCAGAATTAGTTTATCATGAAAGAGATTGGAAAAACAGTAGCTATGCAATCTATGAAGAAGACAATTCAGAAATCCCTTCGGTTAAAGCACACCCTCTATGGTCATTTGAAATAGGAAAACAATTAGTCACGCTTTACAAAAGCGCGCGAGGTTCTGTGATTATAGATGTGGCACGAGTAGAATCTATTGGAATGAATGGTTCTTCGGATGAAAACTATAATAACGAAAATGAAGGCTATGAAGGATATAATTGTACCCGTACTTCTGTATATCAAAAAAATGGTGGAGCTTTAGCCAGTCATGCTGGTTGGAAAGGATATTTTAGACCTAAAAATTACGTAAAACAATTATAA
- a CDS encoding SH3 domain-containing protein — protein MYKLMLIQIFCILGLLTSCFESRNSEKKLKDNNLVEIKVELTDSTSLRVKQLSNFNLSQLPLGNDKITDKEFRNKNSFYIKKGTDIELNNEFIYSSKGEILKDYFHNFYKPTTLSSVEEDKYPLYDDKDYIQKVGIKSSGLENIIKNKDGVYLCVFFVNFNYDKEYENFIKPIRYLVSFDENLNILNEFTLSFFYETETKSFVKLFYLDENLNIYTNYYRNKEGEDGNIKETFSELYKYTVLYNGTISEKKNSTLEVGSTVYAQVKTYLNLRALPNATAAKVGKAYPTDELTVLEVLEGWVKIALNGKEGYVSKDFVR, from the coding sequence ATGTATAAATTAATGTTAATACAAATATTTTGTATATTAGGTTTATTGACTAGTTGTTTTGAATCTAGAAATAGCGAAAAAAAATTAAAAGATAATAACTTAGTAGAAATAAAAGTAGAATTAACAGATAGCACCTCGTTAAGAGTAAAACAATTATCTAATTTCAACTTAAGTCAGTTACCATTAGGAAATGATAAGATTACTGATAAAGAGTTTAGAAATAAAAATAGCTTTTATATTAAAAAAGGAACAGATATAGAATTAAATAATGAATTTATTTATTCTTCAAAAGGTGAAATTTTAAAAGATTATTTCCATAACTTTTATAAGCCGACAACTTTATCATCAGTTGAAGAAGATAAATATCCTTTATATGATGATAAAGATTATATTCAAAAAGTAGGTATTAAATCTTCAGGACTAGAAAATATTATAAAAAATAAAGATGGGGTATACTTATGTGTTTTTTTTGTGAATTTTAATTATGATAAAGAATATGAGAATTTTATTAAACCTATCAGGTATTTAGTTTCTTTTGATGAAAATTTAAATATTTTGAATGAATTCACTCTTAGTTTTTTTTATGAAACAGAAACAAAGAGTTTCGTAAAACTATTTTATTTAGATGAAAATCTAAATATTTACACTAATTATTACAGGAATAAAGAGGGTGAAGACGGAAATATAAAAGAGACCTTTTCAGAGTTATATAAGTATACTGTATTATACAATGGTACAATTTCAGAGAAGAAAAACAGTACTTTAGAAGTAGGTTCAACAGTCTATGCTCAAGTAAAAACGTATTTAAACTTAAGAGCGCTGCCTAATGCAACAGCCGCGAAAGTAGGGAAAGCTTACCCAACAGATGAATTAACGGTTTTAGAAGTTTTAGAGGGTTGGGTTAAGATAGCGTTAAATGGTAAAGAAGGTTATGTTAGTAAAGATTTTGTTAGGTAA
- a CDS encoding YARHG domain-containing protein, which translates to MKKFILFILLFSILSCKGQTESKEVVSSFEYLTEEILKTKSKKELRLLRNEVFARKGHVFKSEDLIEYFNKKAWYKPNPNISLSFTEKESSYTSKIKTLEEVENDYSIVNCINYYDHNNSKVYPLSGSRIENDELPNGLIDIELSHNSLKPQIKEILFDGSIFNLDCLNPNKYRFIITAYPNQNLHSYLVIGDLIEIKKLYGSFGPYDNHKEYDFVLNHKDLEITIEDWERDKKVSTKVEKYKLTDTGLVKL; encoded by the coding sequence ATGAAAAAATTTATATTATTTATATTACTATTTAGTATTTTGTCCTGTAAAGGACAAACAGAATCGAAAGAAGTAGTTTCATCATTTGAGTATTTAACAGAAGAAATATTAAAAACAAAATCTAAAAAAGAATTACGTTTACTTAGAAATGAAGTTTTTGCTAGAAAAGGACATGTTTTTAAAAGTGAAGATTTAATTGAATATTTCAATAAAAAAGCTTGGTATAAACCTAATCCAAATATTTCTTTATCATTTACTGAAAAAGAAAGTAGTTATACCTCTAAAATAAAGACTTTAGAAGAGGTAGAAAATGATTACTCAATAGTTAATTGTATTAATTATTATGATCATAATAATTCAAAGGTATACCCCTTGTCGGGTTCTAGAATAGAAAATGATGAACTTCCAAACGGACTAATTGATATTGAATTAAGTCATAACAGCCTTAAACCGCAAATAAAAGAAATTTTGTTTGATGGATCTATTTTTAATCTTGATTGTCTAAACCCTAACAAATATAGATTTATAATTACAGCATATCCAAATCAAAACCTACACTCATATTTAGTTATTGGTGACTTGATTGAAATCAAAAAACTTTATGGTAGTTTTGGTCCTTATGACAATCATAAAGAATATGATTTTGTATTAAATCACAAGGATTTAGAAATTACTATAGAAGATTGGGAACGAGACAAAAAAGTATCAACTAAGGTTGAAAAATACAAGCTTACAGATACAGGTTTAGTTAAGTTGTAA